TTTCAAACTATCCCAAACTCAAACCCAATCGTCtatttttatcttcttcttttttctaatgATTCTCGTGTCACTTCGAAATTcaaccatttctctctcttactcCAATATTTAACTAATCAAGTTTCAAGCATTTACTAAGAGGGTGTTTCGAAGCCAAACACTTTTTACATTTCTGGATTATGCATTATAAGTTaaagattttataaaaacaatAAGAATATGTAcaagtgtttggatgatatctGTAAAATACTATACGATAGTCTGAGTAAAAAGCATAATCAGAATGCAAAAAATCTCCAAAATGTGTGATTTTTATATTCTTCCTTTTCCAGTTCACTTttccaatttcattttgaaagaaagtatTTCAGAACCAGCacccaaacaaagcaaaatgcATAAATGGGGAAATTTGGCACCCAAACAGGGCCTAAATGCATTGGACATTAGTCTTTGGATTTGGCAATAATTGGCCCCTGaagaaaaggggagagaggagcaATAAACCAATGGTTTGTATTGATCTTGCTCTGTGGCCCAACTTCGCCAAATTCAAAAAGGCTAATCTTTAGTATGTATACAAGTTTACCTAAAGATCATGATCACTTTCAATTAATGAAGACTAAGAATTGGAACTCCATAATTACGTGGGGTAGGACAATTTTAAACTTACTCTATTAGCAACAACATTTCGCGTTTAGTGGAGTTAACGAAAGTCGCACATACGAGTGTGTACGACGTAAAAAGAAATTCTTCGTATGTCCTGAGTCGAGTACAATTTAGATGCCATCATCTAATGTAATGACAAGTAGAATTTGAGCTGTCGTTTGAGTTTTTCCATCGTTAGACTCGTGAAATTTAGTGCAGAAATTTGCTCTCCCAACCTTGATCATCGCATTTACAGGCACAGTTGCGGACAATATTAGGTACGGACCGCAGCTGAGAGGGGAAAAGCTTAGCGACAGCGAAGTGTACAAGTTGCTCACCCTTGCCGATCTTGATTACTCCTTCTACAACAAATCCGGTGGCGAATTGTCTGTGGGTCAAGCTCAAAGAGTCGCTTTGGCTCGAACCCTCGCCAATGAACCGGAGGTAAGCCCGGAAGAATCAAGATATCTATTGTACTAGCAAATGCTACTCGTTCCTTCCCTTACTATTAACTCCTTCGATACTATTTAATTCCTTATTGTAGTTGCTTCTAAGCATAACAACACTTATTTGCTAACGAAAAGTCTAGGACCACAATTACGTCCGGAACTGTAAGATGCATCTGACGAATCTATGTGCATCTAACGGTTTcggacacaattgtgtccgGAGTCATGTTTTGAAAGTGTATTCGTGGAATTGCTCATTTGCTAAAGGTTGTTAATGGGTagttgttttttcaaaaaacttttttggGGTAGTAGTTGTCTCACTTTTTTTACTAGGAGGATAACTTAATGATCAATTTTCTatgctcttttttttgtctgtgTTTGTGTGAAGGTTTTGCTACTGGATGAGCCAACAAGTGCCCTAGACCCAATATCGACTCAGAACATAGAGGATTGTTTGGTGAAGCTAAAAAAGAACAGAGGAATGACAATTGTAATGGTCTCTCACAGCATCAAACAAATCCAGAGGATAGCTGATGTGGTGGCACTGGTTGTGAATGGTGAGATTGTTGAAGTCTTGAAACCTGACCAGCTCTCCGAGGCCAAGCACCCCATGGCTCAAAGGTTTCTTCAACTTAGTTCCTAAGCTGTTTCTTCCCacaaatgctctctctctctctctctctctctctctctctctctctgatgaaCTTGTATTATTTGTTGTTCAGATTTTCTTGTGTCAATAACATCAGTGAAGTTTTTTATTGATTAATAATAACCGAATCAAGAAATGGGTTGATTTcaggaaaataaaagacaaaaaaagaaagggggaaAGGTTCCAAGAAAAGTTATGTGCCTTCTAACAAACAATTTCTTTGATATCTTCGTATACATATGCTTGaatgtgttttttatttgaatttgacgGATGTCTATGCTAGCTTACGAGCACCTCGACTAAATCTTTTTCTGGTCCGGTCAAAGACAGACCATCCATGCCAGGAGTAGGGCATTTACAAGAAATTTCGCCTGATCCCAAGAATCAAACCCTGATTAATCATGTAGGTAGCAAACCCACtaaccaaccggactaacctTGTGGGCTAACTGAATGTGTTTTTTACCAACATATCTACTAGTCCTTCTTCTGGTCAAAAAATTAGCATAGTTTTGAGAGGATCCAAAATGTGGGTTTTGATCAATAGTGACTAGGATTCATTTAGAAGAATGACGTATCGTTTTGTAGTGACAAAAGAATGCAAGACATTTTTAcagacaaaaaaggaaaacagagcTGAAAGCAAAATCTAAGGGGCAAATTCCCGAAAAATCTtgctaaaaaaatttgagattaTGCAACTTAAATGAGTTGGCATGATGTTATATCATATGACgttctatttttccaaaaattgaaacaaagaaGAGTTGGCACGTGGTATACGAATGCATTATGAGAGCAAAGAATATATACCCGTTACATGAAATACTTTACATAGATGGCCGAGGCCTTACAATGGGTTTAAAAAGTTCAAAAGTGGTTTCAGAACACCAAACCAATGAAAGAAGTCGATACCGCAATcactaaaacaacaaaaacaccaaGCCTGAGGGATACACCAGCACTTTTTTTATCATCCTTTGCTGGTGCATCTGCGGTTGGTACATCAGCATCATCCTTTGCTGGTGAATCCGCGGTGGCATCGGGTGGTGGAGCCGCCTCGCTAGGCTGAGGAGCCGCGGTGGGGGGAGATTTTTTCGGGCTCTTGGTTGGTGGTACCGAGGCTGGTCCAGGCCCGGGGGAAGCTTGTGGTGGTTTAGCAGTTGAATTCGTGCTGGAATTCGCTGTTGATCCATCGATGCCCGGAGGAATGATCACAGTACTAATTTGCAACACCGATATGTTATACGGCTGAGCGTCGACAGACTTGACCAAATTGGCACCTAGCGCTGAGCCTTTCACGCCGGAGCCGAACACAACCGAACCGGTGCTCAAATCGGTCACGTTGACGAACCCCTGTTGGCCAGTGGCTTGGCCACTGGACTGGAACAATGTGGTTAGCAATGAGGTCTTCTTTGAGatttttttgagcttttcttcGTCGAAGTAGTCGAGCACCACGTGGACGCTCATGATCTTTTTGAGCTCGTCGGCTGGTTTCCCGGAGAGAGGGGAGATTCCCGCGTTGTCGACCGCCAAAACGGTGATGGTCTGGCGGCTGTTGATGGCGGCGGCGAGTTGGGTCTGGGTTAGGTAGTTGTTGAAGGTGCTGAAATCTGGGTATTTGTCAAGGATATGGGTTATGTTGAAGGCATTGGTGGTGTAgaagaggagaaagaaagaaaccaaaAGGGAGTTAAAGGATTTCATGTTGATCCCAATTATGAGAATTGGGTACTCAAGAATGGGAACAATATGAGAATTGGGTGCCTCAAGAATGGGAATAAAAAAGGTCGGTTTTATATTCAAATTGGACTTGAAATGAGGCTTTGTTTTGTTGGTGAAGGAGGAAGTTTCTCTTCCACCAAATGTGGAGGAATATTGTTTTCATTGAAACGAGGAGAGTAAACGGTGGAAGACCTCGATCTCCAAATTCCAAGGGCCATTGTTTAAGGCCTTGCAGAGTAGATATTCAACGTTCCCCGGATTATCATGTGACGTTGTCTACGTGGTACTCTCAACTACTTACGCAGCGTCAGATTATCCGATAAGGATATTATCATTTACTTTTTGTTGGGTAGTTGAGAGTTAAGAAGTGACCCACAAAGTGTCGTGGCGATCTTTTGTTTGTAAGAAATACCACATAGCAATGCTATATGGTACTTCGGGAATGCCCAATAATTGGCCTTGCAGTATAGCTTCTAAAGATGGATGGCTTGAAACTTACTTGGTCTCTATTGGTCTCAAATGTTCTGAAAATACAAGTCAAAAACAGCATGGCTGTTTATGATTGGATTGGAAGATGCTGCTAAGCGGGGGTGTTTGTGACTCAGTTGAGTCACGTGGACAAATTTTGTCGTTCGTATAGGAAGCGAAAGACAGAAAATGGAGCAGTAGAGCTACGaagaaaatgaacaataaattttttaataaagctatgggtacatatgagattgtacataccatgtacatatggattttgtggggcccatctcgggtcccacaaaaatgattcgaacagcttattatttttaaaatatttatttatggaaccttgtaaaaaatcaattcaatccgatatcagtaataatttttttttgaatttgtggaggcgaaactacttaactgttCAGTGTCGCCTttacaaatttagaaaaaatccttactgatatcgggttgagctgattttttactgTCCtccataaaaaaacattttaaaaataatgaacggttcaaataatcTTTGTAAGACtcgaggtgggccccacaaaactcGTATGTACATGGCATACGTACACATAGCAGTACTCGTTTTTTTTAACTTGCACAAGGGCTAGTCTTTCATGAAAAATAACAACAATGAACATGATGGGAAAGCAAAGTGCTACCCTGGGTTTGTTACAGGCGGAAGCAACATGTTAGTTTTCCCGCTTACGATAAATACaaatacgagagagagagagagagagagagagagagagagagagagagagagagagagagagagagagagcttgggAGTCTACAACAGCTTCAGGCCGTGCTTTATTGCAGCATTCCACACAACATCAATCTGGTCTACATCAATAGCTCCAACCTCATGGTGGCTCCACCCTTCAAGGAGGTGAACCACCCCACCGGCATGGCACGCATGAACTGCACCTCTTTGGAGTTGATACTGCGccagaacaaagaaaacaagagCGAAGAAGAGGTCGTTACGAAACTTGTCCCTCTTCTGTACttccaaaatgcaaaaagtaaTGCTAGTTCCCATTAGAATCTTGGAAGGCAAATTTTCAATGATTTAGTAGTAGAATCCTTCACTAGCATTACAAAATCAAAAGTTCACTAAATATTGGCATGATGAATCCTATGGTGCATGGCATTTACATGTTTCAACTTCAAGGAATTCTATCTTTTCGTGCTTTGGTTAGAGAAAAATtagatgaaaaattgaaaaagggcGAAAATGAAGCAGTAATGCGTAGTACCTCACATGAGCCTAGGCCCTCGACATCATCCGGGAGCTTCATGGCTACAAGTTTCCCATAAGTACAGTCTCTTCTAAAGGGAATGATAGGTGGAACCACAAACTGGAGGAAACTTGTCCCCGACGGTGCCCAATATTGCTCGAACGCTGTGGTCCATTTACCAATGATCCATGTCTACGAAATTTCACAGTAATTCTGAATAAGTACGATTGTGCCAGTTATATATCCAGTAATTTACATGTACCAATTCGTATTGTTACATCCCTCCATCGACCGTCAAGTCAAATTCCTAACGGTATCCCTCACTCTTTTTGCCTTCTCAGCGGAGACTCAGGATATGCGAGTTATATGGAGATATCagatatatttttaataaacaGTACCTTGCACTCTTTTGCAGCTTTGTATTTTGTTACTTGAACCAGAAATTTCTGGCAGTCCATTGGGGCTTCCTTTTGAATTTTCTCGAATCTCTCGGTGGATAGAGTTAACATCTGCAGTTTATAACCACCCCAATTAAAATGAAATGAGAATTAAACTTCAAAACTACCGATATCGTCCATTACTATGCCACATTTTACTTTCAGACAAATACAAGCTATGTCAAAAACAGTGAGCAGTTAATTTTCAACACCAAATTCTATGCAGTTGGTTCTTACCAAGACCCTAACCCTTCGACGAGCTAAGTAGAGGGCAATGGCCCTTCCAAGCTTCGAAGTAGCTCCTGTCAAGAACACCTCCTCTGCTTCTTGAGGTATCTCTTTGAGAATCACAGCCGCTGTCAATGTGTTACCGTGAACCACGCGAACTTTAAGGTTCGGATGCTTGTTAACAAATAACGTCCCACCTCCGTTCAGAGCCTCATTctatgaaaaccaaaaaaaaaaaagaggaaaaaaataccTTTTCATTAACCTAAAATCAAATAAACCACTAAAACAAAATTGCTAGCTACTCAGTTCCGTAGCTTGTCGCTGTCCTATCCCTTTGAAGGAAAGTGACCATTTTGGTTTCATAATTTTCTCTTGAGAGCAAAAGTAAATATAGGTTCAAAGGAAGAAAGCTAAACAtggagaaaaacaaaccaaccTTATTCAATGCAGCAAGGCTAACAACTTTTACACCAAGTCTATCTGCCCTGAGAATAGCTTCTTCAATTTGATTATTGATGCCTTCTTTAGCAAATGGCAAGAAATACTGCCAAATatatcaaaaccaaacacatcAAACGCCTAGACCAGAAAGTAAGGATCTTCCCTATTATGATCTCATTCGACGATCCAAGCCATTCATTATGTAGGTATCGATATGTATAGTATCCATGCAAACAAATTAGGTTGGTCGGATATTAGTATCCATTTGAATGAAGAATACTTGTGTTAAGAGAAATAGACAAACAGAGTCTATTCGACCTAGCCTCTATCAATGGCCGGTCAAATTGACCTTTTTATATGGTTGATTTTTGCATCGATATCTACGAAATGAACAGCTATCATCACGAGAGAGGATACTTTCACTAGACGAAGTATTAGACTTTAAGAGTTCAACAGAAATAGTATAAGATAACTAGTAAGTCACTTGTCATTAAGGTTAAAAAGCTTGCTTGTCAaagtttttcttaaaagaaactGTGACGTGCATCAACACTGAAAATGAGAGGCAATCTAGCTATCTACCTTTCTTGGTTTGATAGATTTAATTTCTACCgatattttttcagaaatgaTGAAATGACATATACGGATATACTGAAAAGTAGTACTAAAATGTCTTCCATAGTTTCTAGAAGTGCTTATTAATCAGGCAGCATCTACCTGAAAACCAAACCTGGGGACTGCCCATGTTTGGAGCAGCAATCTATTTCTGAGGTTGTAAAAACTGATCAAGAAAGTCTTTGACTTAGCCCACATGATAAGCATCATCAAGAAACTGAAAGGCCACAATGGGATCAAGAAAGGCATTATGCTGAAGGGATGCGAGCTAAACGATCGGAACAAGAAAGGCACGTGCATCGCTTGCATCATGTCCACTACGTGTACGAGGAACACAAAATCAGGcacttttccattttttccttcaaaagataaaaataaacttCATGAGATATCTACAAACATGGCACCTGAAAGATTACGAATTTCTGATGAACCAAATTAGCCATTCTATACCAACTTCATTTGTTGATTAGTTGGCCAAATAAGTACTGATGAATACAGACAAAagcatgaaaaaaagaaaggaacggAGCATGGGCAAAGATACAAAGGGGTAAACAGATTAACAAACGTGGTGATGTTTCCAGAAAGATTGCGGAAGAAAGATTGCttacaagtgtttttttttttatcagcgaaGAAAGAGTTTCCATATCATAATTGATACTACAAAAGAGAAATTCTGTAGTGATACACCAGGGAGCATTATACACGAGGTAGTACCTCACCTATCACTACACCTCACCtcatatttttaaagaaaaacagCAGTTACATCCAACCCCGAGATTGGCAAGATTCCAACCACAGGAACCACCCATTGGCAACCTCATTTATCAAAAAGTGGGTCAGTGGAGTCAGTTGAGTTATGTTGCATACTAGAAAGACTATGAGAAAGGAATGAAGGGGGCAAGGGAACATGCTATGAAAATACTTGAGGATTCAGAACTTGTAGAGGtaccaaaattgaaaacaaaatcacaaCATGTCTTTTCTTGTTTGCTCACTTGTACCTGAACTGGTTTCTTTGTGAATATCCCAAGAATGGTAGTTCATGGTCTTTCCCAGTGCATCATAAAGAGGCATGAAGAGGCAGAAATTGGTCCCCAATTCTTTGTGGTGAAGGCCATGGTACCTAGTCAAACGTCAAAAGCAACCACAAGTTTCATGACAGGATGTTGACAATACGTAAGCACTAAAATCAAACATGGTGATGAAGAGCTTTACTGAACAAGTCCATCTAGCTTGCTAGATAAAGTTCTTTGAAAGCTACTTGTCATTTTGTTCTTGCATTTTTTCTCATTCGTAGGTCATGGGAATGtttatggaaaattctaaaatcagcccaatggactgacaataataaatgtgtgaatgtgtattaaatagtgcaaaaagtacacagaattacgtgtttttcttgttttctagtgTATTTATCGTTAatccagtgggctgacaatagcaaaaccgAATGTTTATTAGGGCTCCTTTGTTTGATGGGATTAATAATGAATTGATATGCAAtcaggataaaaaaaaaaaatttgatatgcAATCCAAACATGTACTCCCATCGAATTAATAGAGATGACATGAATAATACCATACGCCCATGGTATTGCTTATCACATTTTGCGGGATCATGTATCTGGTGAATGGTTAATTCGGGTCATAAAAATATTAACCGAACACCGGATATGTGGTCCCCTTGGACATGTAGTCCAATCCAATGCTCATACCCGGTGAACAAAGGGACCCTTAAAGTGTTACTTTGGCATCAAATTTATGTTTCTAGTTCAAATATAGTGGAACAGTCAAGTCCTTTCGTGACATTAGGGCCACTGCTCTCAAAGTTAGTGATTCTATCACAACCAAAACATACTTTGAGAAGGTAGAGTGGGAGTCTAAGCACTACTCCATTGAAGGCATGGAGGAGGAGTAGTTGTGACATTCCTATTATAGAAAGTTTTCTGAACTCTTGGTAAACTATTAATTGCAGCTAGCTTCTAATTTAGGACTTCCATTGAATGTTACCAACGAATTTCAAACCTTACCTTGTCAAGGAGTGACCTTTTGCCTGTGTCTACCCAACTCATAAATTCATTAAATTCTACCTAACttactcactacaagaaatctaACTTGGAAAACCTTActgttttcttttggtaagtGGAAAACCTTATTGTTGGATCAGGTGCTAACTAACTCACCTAAAAGTAATTGCTGTTAGGGGAAGGCGCAACTTTATCTTTAAAGGGCAGCGCAGAGTCTTGCACTTAGCGGCAGGCAGACATGAGGGGCTTTGCAATGCTGCCCATACAACACTGACGGGAGAAGGAGGTTAGTCCTCCCAATATGCTTGCCCCGCACCAGCAGGGGGCATCTCGAGTACAAGGTGGATGCTGACCCCCATAAAGCCAACACTTACAGCTACGGAACTAAAAACATCAGAGATGGGAAAAATAAACGGATACATACGTGGGCGTGTAGATTACATATCGAAGAAATGGAAAGATCTTGAATAGATGATGAGGAATGATTTCAACATTGCAATGTCCCAAACATCTAAGGAAATCAAAGATCAAAACGTAGAGGTAGATCATGCTCATTGATCCAAATCCCATAAGGGTAGTTCCAATGATAGGCACCCCTACAATCACACACAGGATTAGATGTTCCAGCAGTGTAGCATGCCCAGCTGCACCAAACAACAAAATGCACAAAAAGTTTTTAGTCCATGGATCTGTGGGGAAACTTATTCACAACCAGATGCCCAAAAAGCCAAACAAGAATTCATGTAGAACAATAcaacatgtgtgtgtgtgttttggacAATATGGATTTAAATAAAACTTAACTCTTTCCCGGAAATGTTTTATTTAAATCaggaccgtccaaaacataGACGAACGGCTAAGATGGTGCATGACAGGGATGCTGTGCACCCCTGCACAGCAGGCCCCCCGGGTTCGTGCGTGTGTagatgtgtatatatatgtatgggtAGAAAGATCGATAATGGTGTACCTGTGAAGGGATGTGTGACTTTGGAGGAATGATGCAGCCAATGATAGTTGTTAAAAAGATGGTGTGAATGCATGAGTCTGTGTGTCCAATAGTAAAGTGGCTCTGAAACCGTCATGTGCAGTATTAGACAGCAGAGAATCCCCTTTGTGTTCCACAGTGGAAGACAGGCTAGGGAAGGGAAACTGAAGTAGGCCAACGAACCCACAAAGGCTTGAAGAATAATAAAATTATCCCTGCCAAAATAAAGacacaacaaaatgaaaacaaaatcacattGTTTAGATGAAACAGTGGATCAGCAAAAGTGCAGAAAAATACCAATCCCACTCTCTGTCAATTTGCTTGAAATCTATGCCAAGTTGAGACACCCGGCGATTGCGGTTTAGGAAAAGCATATTACTGTAAGAGCTCCACAGCTGGTGAATTAGGCCCCTCAGTGAACATAAGATGAGAATATGCGTACACCAACGTCTATCTCTCTGAGTCCCTTCCCAAACAGTTGAATGCAGGAATTTTGCCACAAATGGTCCATATAGCAAATACTGTTACACCCCATAATAAGTTAGCAGAAGTGCTGCAGAACTATAAAAATAACCCATTAGATTGGAAGTATGAATAAGGGAAGGGGGCAAAAAATAGCTTGCCTTGAATATACCCAAATTATCCCATGGCCAGGCAAATAGAGGGGAATCCATTTTCCCTGGGAAACAGTTTCTTTCATATTCAGGAATATCAACATTTTGTTCATTTGCACCATTTTCCCTCTCCATTCAAGAAACTAAGCAGATTGGAAAACAGAAAAAGATGCCAATTTTCGAAGCAGGAGGGAAAAAGgcaagaagagaaagaggaagacaACTTCTTGtatctttctcctttttttattttttttgcctttcagaTTTTTGTCCAACTCAATGCTGAATCCTAGCATATAAAGGCCAAGTAGATAGTTGTCCTTGTCTAATAATCAATGGTTTGCTAAACTTTTGCAGCTTTCTCTTGCTTGACCGGAGACATGAGTCCAATTACCACAAAAACCGTATAAGAATTAAATCCATTTCCGTTTTTGTGTCGAAAATACCACACCCCCATAGCTGACAACTTTTGAGCTTTTATGACATTCCAATCCAAGAAACTTAGGAGTAgcatgagagggagagagagagagagagaggtgtgtgtgtgtgcgtgtttACGCGTTGGTTAGTGGTGGTCGTAGCCGTAGCCGTAGCCAGGAATTAATAACAATGGGTACCTTTTATACAcattgcaacaacaaaaaaatcgtACTACTATTAAACAAtgtcaaaataataaaagaacgCTTGTtctaaaaataatagaaaaaactAATACATTTACTAAGAAAGATAGTAATTCCATATACtgtcaaaacaaatcaattgtTTGCATTGTCCCAACGGCTCAAGTCTTAGAGCAGTTAAATACACAATAAATAAAATGTCAATATTCAACAATCTTGATCCAATTAGAAAAAAATCCACTTTTCTTTACAAATTTTGTCCCTAAACCTTTAACTCTGTCTTGATGTTGTGGGTTTTATCAACAAATACAATACTACTTTCAGAAttgtaaataaataataaagtataatatatatatatatatatatatatatatatatatatatatatatatatatataacacacTCATGATTTAGCCACTTATGAATTTGGACATTATTCATTGGAGAGTTTCAAATGGTAAGTGGTGGCTATTTTTTTCATTAGACATATCACTTCGCCAGTGTAATGGAATTGTCGTAATATTTAAAATAACAAATTAAGATTGAAATGATGTACAAAATGTATTGAAGTGATTAAACAAAGAACAATTTAAGaaatcaaaataagaaaaatacaaaatctgaaaagaaaaaaaaaccactcaGTGGGGGTGCATGCCCCTGCTCGTCCCCAAGGTCGTAGCGACCAGAGGGTgtggatggtttttttttttttttgtttctaacgACAGTCAGAAATGTTCGAgtcagcttacgtgcacctcaactatTATCTCCCAGGTCTTGTCATACTGGACGCATTGGGAGAGATAATTATGGTCTCATTTCACGATTCAAGTcatccattttgttaatctctttctttttatatGCTAACTAATTAAAAAATACGGAGTACTTGATTGCATATTGGCATCCGTTTAACCAAACAATATCAGATTTTATAAAAGAGCAATCGACAACCACAGCTGCCGCTCGTTGATCTACAACCACTTATAATTCCCTCAAGTCTTCATCGATAATTATTgaacaacttgattttttttgtatggaTGACTCGCATGTGTCGATCGAGAAAATAGCTCATATCGTTAAATGAGATCACGATACTTTCTATTTTGTGTCACACGAGGATCGTATGAGAATCTTTTCCCAAATTTTGGTAAAGCGGAAGCGGCACAAATTCATGCACTAAACAAACTCAACTTTCATTGATTGATTTCTAACACAAATACACTCACAAAATTACACCTCTCACACTCACGGATACCTCGATTTCTCACATCCACCGGCGGTGGTTGGGGAGTCCCCCCCTAATTCTCTCTTCCTGTTAGGATcgaaacacacacgcacacaattCATGAGACTGTAAAGAAACCGAACACAGCAATATACGTGGTTCTTCAAAACTGGGTACGTCCACGAGAGCGAGAGAGCAGTCTTTTTATCGATGATCACAGACACAGTACGTAGGGTTTTACAATAGAAAATATTTATACCTTCTCTATCCCTGCCCTTATAACACCGTACATTCCGTTCCGCTTCGTTGCGCTTCGCTTCACTCCATTCCACTACGCTCGCAACTGACCCTTATTGTAAAATTTCTCGGTACCTCTCAGAATATGATCCACGAGCTCTAACGCTTAATTCCCCTCtgctctctttttctcttagagcatctccagtccatgctctattcctccatttgagaATATGGAACTCCTTCAACCCATCCTCTCAAgcctcctctatttgagaggatgagaTTTTGATCCTTCATATTTAGAGGATGAGAGAAAATATAGAggatttcctctaaaatcactttatgaataaaatagaggGTTTGTGTTTGGAGAA
This DNA window, taken from Rhododendron vialii isolate Sample 1 chromosome 8a, ASM3025357v1, encodes the following:
- the LOC131335287 gene encoding very-long-chain aldehyde decarbonylase CER3-like isoform X2, encoding MERENGANEQNVDIPEYERNCFPGKMDSPLFAWPWDNLGIFKYLLYGPFVAKFLHSTVWEGTQRDRRWCTHILILCSLRGLIHQLWSSYSNMLFLNRNRRVSQLGIDFKQIDREWDWDNFIILQAFVGSLAYFSFPSLACLPLWNTKGILCCLILHMTVSEPLYYWTHRLMHSHHLFNNYHWLHHSSKVTHPFTAGHATLLEHLILCVIVGVPIIGTTLMGFGSMSMIYLYVLIFDFLRCLGHCNVEIIPHHLFKIFPFLRYVIYTPTYHGLHHKELGTNFCLFMPLYDALGKTMNYHSWDIHKETSSGKNGKVPDFVFLVHVVDMMQAMHVPFLFRSFSSHPFSIMPFLIPLWPFSFLMMLIMWAKSKTFLISFYNLRNRLLLQTWAVPRFGFQYFLPFAKEGINNQIEEAILRADRLGVKVVSLAALNKMLTLSTERFEKIQKEAPMDCQKFLVQVTKYKAAKECKTWIIGKWTTAFEQYWAPSGTSFLQFVVPPIIPFRRDCTYGKLVAMKLPDDVEGLGSCEYQLQRGAVHACHAGGVVHLLEGWSHHEVGAIDVDQIDVVWNAAIKHGLKLL
- the LOC131335283 gene encoding ABC transporter I family member 17 isoform X7 → MLISCINTKVLRHLATSRDGVREHLLVVDVAEYGQNESETKIRVRDLVRESDKGVPILSKVNVDIPRGVIMGVIGPSGSGKSTMLRALNRLWEPPEATVFLDGEDISTLDVLTLRRKVGMLFQLPALFEGTVADNIRYGPQLRGEKLSDSEVYKLLTLADLDYSFYNKSGGELSVGQAQRVALARTLANEPEVLLLDEPTSALDPISTQNIEDCLVKLKKNRGMTIVMVSHSIKQIQRIADVVALVVNGEIVEVLKPDQLSEAKHPMAQRFLQLSS
- the LOC131335287 gene encoding very-long-chain aldehyde decarbonylase CER3-like isoform X1, translating into MERENGANEQNVDIPEYERNCFPGKMDSPLFAWPWDNLGIFKYLLYGPFVAKFLHSTVWEGTQRDRRWCTHILILCSLRGLIHQLWSSYSNMLFLNRNRRVSQLGIDFKQIDREWDWDNFIILQAFVGSLAYFSFPSLACLPLWNTKGILCCLILHMTVSEPLYYWTHRLMHSHHLFNNYHWLHHSSKVTHPFTAGHATLLEHLILCVIVGVPIIGTTLMGFGSMSMIYLYVLIFDFLRCLGHCNVEIIPHHLFKIFPFLRYVIYTPTYHGLHHKELGTNFCLFMPLYDALGKTMNYHSWDIHKETSSGKNGKVPDFVFLVHVVDMMQAMHVPFLFRSFSSHPFSIMPFLIPLWPFSFLMMLIMWAKSKTFLISFYNLRNRLLLQTWAVPRFGFQYFLPFAKEGINNQIEEAILRADRLGVKVVSLAALNKNEALNGGGTLFVNKHPNLKVRVVHGNTLTAAVILKEIPQEAEEVFLTGATSKLGRAIALYLARRRVRVLMLTLSTERFEKIQKEAPMDCQKFLVQVTKYKAAKECKTWIIGKWTTAFEQYWAPSGTSFLQFVVPPIIPFRRDCTYGKLVAMKLPDDVEGLGSCEYQLQRGAVHACHAGGVVHLLEGWSHHEVGAIDVDQIDVVWNAAIKHGLKLL
- the LOC131335283 gene encoding ABC transporter I family member 17 isoform X8, translating into MATLEDGVREHLLVVDVAEYGQNESETKIRVRDLVRESDKGVPILSKVNVDIPRGVIMGVIGPSGSGKSTMLRALNRLWEPPEATVFLDGEDISTLDVLTLRRKVGMLFQLPALFEGTVADNIRYGPQLRGEKLSDSEVYKLLTLADLDYSFYNKSGGELSVGQAQRVALARTLANEPEVLLLDEPTSALDPISTQNIEDCLVKLKKNRGMTIVMVSHSIKQIQRIADVVALVVNGEIVEVLKPDQLSEAKHPMAQRFLQLSS
- the LOC131335292 gene encoding fasciclin-like arabinogalactan protein 14 codes for the protein QYSSTFGGRETSSFTNKTKPHFKSNLNIKPTFFIPILEAPNSHIVPILEYPILIIGINMKSFNSLLVSFFLLFYTTNAFNITHILDKYPDFSTFNNYLTQTQLAAAINSRQTITVLAVDNAGISPLSGKPADELKKIMSVHVVLDYFDEEKLKKISKKTSLLTTLFQSSGQATGQQGFVNVTDLSTGSVVFGSGVKGSALGANLVKSVDAQPYNISVLQISTVIIPPGIDGSTANSSTNSTAKPPQASPGPGPASVPPTKSPKKSPPTAAPQPSEAAPPPDATADSPAKDDADVPTADAPAKDDKKSAGVSLRLGVFVVLVIAVSTSFIGLVF